The Coccidioides posadasii str. Silveira chromosome 2, complete sequence genomic interval GATTTTTGGAGCCCACACTAAGCGAGCACCGAAGCTGAGGAAATTGGAATATCGCCAGCGAGGGAATCGAAGCCAACACCCCGTCCTCGATACCGCGACCTCTCCAATCCCCGACTTCGAGTATCCGCCGACCGTATATTTTCCCTTGTCTGTTGGGTCGTCCAGTTAATAATTCGCCAAAATGTCTAAGAGAGGGTGAGAATTGATGGTCCCACTTGTTCTTTTTTACTGGATGGGTTAGGTGAAAGAGGAGGTTACAATCCGTTatgaaagagaaaaaacCGACACGAGGCCGATTGATGATGGAAATGGGAACTTTATCCAGTTTTTACCAGCTGGATTTAAATATGAGAACGAGAAAATGCTAACATTTGGGGGTTTACTTAGTCGTGGCGGTGCCCAAGGCAACAAACTCAAGATGACTCTCGGTCTGCCAGTGTATGTTCCCTCTCTTTTTGCGAATTCCCAGATGTATTGGTCCTCCGAAGATATTCAGGCGTGCGAAATTTGCgaagaaaaaggggggggtTTGAATCGCATGGCGCGTTTTGAACGATACAACGGGGGATCCCCGCGAACAGTGAAGTGTGATGGGACAGAAGACTGATTCTCTACGAACAGTGGCGCCGTGATGAACTGCTGCGATAACTCCGGCGCTCGAAACCTTTACATCATCTCCGTGAAGGCCTGGGGTGCTCGCCTCAACCGTCTTCCCGCTGCTGGTGTCGGTGACATGGTTATGGCGACCGTGAAGAAGGGAAAGCCCGAGTTGAGAAAGAAGGTCATGCCCGCTGTTGTTGTCAGACAGAGCAAGCCATGGAGACGTCCCGACGGCATTTACTTGTACTTCGAGGATAACGCTGGTGTGGTGAGTGCTTCCTGGAGTGGTGATATTCGATCGCTCCTGCGTTGCTATTACACGAATCGCGCAGGGTTTACTAACTATACCTCTTTGTTGCAATGCAGATCGTCAACGCAAAGGGTGAAATGAAGGGTTCGGCTATCACAGGTCCTGTTGGAAAAGAAGCTGCCGAAATGTGGCCTGTAAGTTGAAGCTCCACGACATTTTCTATGCCGTTGTTTTGAAATACAGTATCCGGCTAACCTCCCTAATAGCGTATTGCTAGTAACTCCGGCGTTGTGATGTAAATTGGGATTCTCAAAATAAAATCATGAATACAAATTCTAGGCGTTTGATGTGATACGCAAATTCAATATTCCAATTCTCAAATTTCCAGGATCTTACCGTGTGTTTATTCCATCTACATGCTCCTACGGCCTCCTTTTGCCTGTGCTCAAATCACTCGCTATACCGTTCGCGCCCGACAAAAGGAGAGTAAGGGACAACGCCATCGAGTAAGTCGAGTCGACGTCCTACATTCATTATAGGCGGTGCCATACGTGAACGTTGCCGATGGTTACAGATGCGCTCCAACGATTCTTGCTCTGCCAATGCTCTCGAATGCCAGGATGTTTATACTGATTTGTTTTTTAATCGTATCTCAATACACCTCCGCAATAGAGACTCTTTAGGCACTCATCCGAGCCTCGTCATGCCATGCTTCACAAGGGCTTCAAAACACAAAAAGCGCTTTTAGAATTGACCATTAAATTTCTCGGCCAAAGAGCTGTAATTACGTGACATATGTCAAGTATCGTATGTATCCAAGtcattatatatatatatctatatCCAATTACTACCCAACGTTTGCTCCAGTCGCCGTTCCCTTCTCAGTATTGACATCCATCCCATTCTGCTTTAGCATTGGTCTGGTCACTGAACCCGGGGCTCGAGATGCCTTTGGGGGAGAATCGCTCTCTCCAGACGGAGTGCTGGCTCCATCTGCCAAACACAAGATCAGCCAAGCCATTAACGCGCCCAACGTTATCACGGCAGCAATGTGCACTATCCACCAGATATGCTGTACCCCCAACTGGCAAGTAATGATGTCGTATTTCCATTCCATGACCGAAGGATCGGCGTCAAACCAGAGGGATAGAAGGCCTGCGTTACCGCCAAACTCGCCCATCATAGAGCGAAGGGTGACTTCCCTAACCGAGGGCGTAGATGGTGAAAGGTGATCACTAATGAGTTCCGGTGTATACCGTTGCGCATCCCATGACCAGCCCGCCTCAACATCACTGCTTGAATTCTCCGTATCGCCAGATGTGTGATTGACAAAGTGGACAATGTCGCATCCAGTATGGTCATGGCCAGTCAAGATCAGCCCTTTTCTCCCTCTGCCTCCAGCGGGAGCGTGAGCATGTCCGCTCATTCCGAAGATGCCTTGGAGAATTCCCACGCGACTCAGATTGTCGCTGATATGGTTCTGCTCCCGCAGTCCTCCCTTTTTAAACCGCAGCTCGCCTTCGACTGGCCACTCATCGTCCTGGGCGAAAAAGTCAAAATGTGGAGCATCGGTGCAGACGCCTGCTTTTTTATGGAGGGGTAGATGAGTGAGAAGGAGAGTGAAGGTGCTTCGGTCCTCCACCGGACGGGAGCGATAAGAGATCACGTCGTTTAGAAAGGTATAAGTCTTGTCTTGTAGTGATTGCCTGAGAGCCGGGGTGTCGAGAAGAAGGCTGTCAAGAACGATGAGGTGCAAGGATGGCGTAGGTCGTGCATTTTTGGCGGAAGAGTCAttcattgcaggcagaagaTACTCAAATCGCATATCCCAATTATGTCTTCCAAACTCCCTCTCGAAACGCTCAATGCGTTTCTCCGAAATATCTCCCGCATAGCCAACGTCATGATTCCCAGCAATGCTGATAATGCGGCTTGACCAACTCGTCTCTTTGCCGGAACGGGGGTCTGGAAGTCTCTCTATCCTCTCACCCCCTGCACCGTACCCATCGCTCCCCGTAATGGTGATCTCATCATCAACCCTCACGCCCCCCTTAAACACCCGATTCCAATACCTTCCCGTCCGCAGACCAAATTCTGTATCAGACACCCACTGGCTCCCAATCAGATCTCCCAAAACCGTAACGTGCGTCGGCCTCGTCCACCAGGATAGCGTTCGATAAATATGCGCAAGGTAATAATCATTGCCAAACAGATCTAGTCGTTTTCGCGCGGCGTCTAGAGAACGAGGGATATCCACGACCACTATGTCCTTCGCAGCCTTGCTGAGCGTAGCTCCACGCTCACTCCACGTTGATGCAGAGACAACTCGCGTCCAGTGTCTTTCAAGATGGTTCGTAAACCCATCATTGGGCCCGGGGAGCGAGCTATCCCCTTCGATCTGCGGGTCGGCTAGAACCAGGAGCCGAAACGGCGCTGGAGGAATCGCCCCCTTCACAAAGTTATTACCACCATTTCCACTGTCGCCGTCGTCATATCTGTAGCCAAAATGTTCTTTTAAAATATTCGTAAATGCGGTCGGCGCGGGAGCGGAGTCGGCAAGACTAATGTTGGGTACGGGGAATGCGCAGCCGTGGAATACGGGATACAAATACAGGTAGACGAGTGATGCTATTGATAAGGGTAGCAGAACGGCGAGAACTCGCTGGAGCACATGGCGGAGTAACATAGATATACACGCATGGACGCTGCGAGCAGCTGTGTGCCATGCGTTGATTCCGAAGGAGCaggaattttcttttttcaggGGCAGTTTGGCAATGGCGCTTTTTAAACTGAGCCAGGGTTGTCCTTGGCTCAACGCAAAGAGACGACCCCAGTGCAAACTCGTTATCGGCCAATCCGCCAAAAAGATTCTACGACGCAACGGTCGAAGGGCCAAGCATTCCACGACAGCTACTCTAACTCTATGTTTAAAGGAGTCAATCTATAAAATATCACATTATCAGGATATTGAGAATACAGTTAAAAAATAGCTTGATTAACTATCATACATCTGCCGATCATAAAAAGGTTCCTTGACATTGAAAGAAAAATTTCTCACCAACTTATCTCAACGCAAATATTAAAATAACCTACAATAtcgttaaaaaaaaaagaaaaaaaaaagaaaaagaaaaagaataatgAGGTAGCATCCTGGCCTAGGAACTCCAtttaaagaacaagaatatcTCCTTGTCTTCTGAAATATTGAATAAAATCAAGTCCATGGCCACACGCATCAtaacttaaaaaaaaaaaaaaaaaaaaaaaaaaaaaaaaaaaaaatttcgaAGGTATCGGGTATATCTCAGTCTCACATGGCGCCGGGTAAGTATCCCAACGCCAGGTTGCACATAGTAATCGAGGAAATAAAGCGGAATTTAACaagaatttaaaaaaaaaaaaaaagaaaagaaagaaagaaaaattgaacTAAACAGGCGGCATACGAGGACAAATATTTCGAGTCGCTCCGCACACACAGGATAGAACAATATCGAAGTTCAAACTAGGTTGAATAAGAACGGGATGGAGGCGATTCGGCGTGCAAATTAGAGCTTTCCGTCTCAATGGCCTCTTTATTAAGCTCATCTAGATCTTTGCGGCTATCAGACGAGAGTTCTTTATCACCATTGGATGGGGGactcttttctttagattcCGACTTTACGTTTTGTTTGCTCTTCTGGTTCATTAATGCTGGCGGACGCTGATTCATCTGGCGAGCCTGCCTCAAGCTAACTGTTTTCTGTTTGTTTGTGGTTTTCACAGGCAGGTTGAGGTCTCGCTCAATGGTGGCCTTCATCAGAGCCGCCATCCATAACCGTCCTTGTTGAATATTGTCAACTTGGAAATAGTGAACTGCTGGCTTTGTGAATTGCACAGCACGAGAGAGCCCGGCTTTCGGTGGAACGAGTTTGAAAATAAATGGCTGATCGTCTGGATTGGCCTTTGGTCGGGGGCTCTCAGAAGTTGGATCGGAATCAGTTGGTACAACTTGCGAACCGTTCGAGTTGGTTGGCGATGTTGGCGAAGCCTTCGCTCCAGTGAGAGTTGCATGAAGAGAAGTTATCGTATCATTATCTGCACGGAAAACGCGGTGAGACGATATATCGATCAGTCCTCGCTCTTCAGTATCGTCTTCTGAATAGTAATAGGAGAGCCGGCGTCCACGAAGGATAAACAATCGTGGCTTCCAAGCAGCCATCAAATTCGACgacttcttcttcatccatcCATAATAATCACAGCCTATCATCTGTTCTTGCGgagttttcttttctaaGCCACGTATATACGCGCTTGTGTCTCTCTTCGTTTTTGTCCTCTGGGAAGGAGTCTTAGGCCCAAGGGCCAAGCTTATACCCGTATCTGAAACTTTCGACGAGGCATCGGTTCCCTCCATATCAAAGCTTTTAGAAGTACCGGATGGTGTGGTGGAATTGGTGCGGGCCGGTGATTTGGGGAGGTCCTTTATAGGGGAAGATGACGTCGAGCCCAGCTGAGCCTTTTCGTTGCCTGTCACTGCATCCGAGATGGCACGGAGACCGATAGCCCGGCGAAATTTAGGGGCCATACCCTTACTTTGAGAAGCTATCGGAGATGAGCGGCCTGAATCATTGTGGGGTTTCGAATGAAATGACgacaaagaagaaaggatCCCACCACCTGAACTACTGTCCTCCAAATTGGTAACAGTTGGAGAATGGGAGTCATCGTCAACTAGTACCCGACGTGAATTGGCCTCTGCGGAAGAACCTCCAGTATTACCGAGTTTTCCAAAGGCTGAAAAGTATGGGGCAAACTCCCTAAAGGAATCCACACTGCTAAACCTCGAGTGTCGCTTGTTATTACGGCCCTTGGCATCCTCGGTTGCGCTGGATTGTCTTGAGTGACTCAAACTTCGACCTTCTGAATCTCGTTTTCGCAGAACATTCCGGGATTTCCTAGCATCGATTTCACCACCAGAAAAGTACCCTCTGTCTGGGTCAGGAGAATCATCAGTTGCAATCTCTTCACTTGTTGCATGGCGACCATATACATGGCTTTGGTTTCGGTCCTGAGCAGTGGTGGTCCCCAATGCAGTTCCTGGTCGCGAATCCGTGCCCGCTTTTATCGTCCATCCCCGATCAAATGAAGATTTCTTTTCGTGAGGGTTGCTTGCCATTCTAGAAGACGCACTTGTTAGAGGTCTCGTGGTGCGGGCGGATGACCTAGAGGCCTCCTCTGTCGATGAGTGCCGACGGTGGTAATTACTCTGCCTGATAAAATCCGGTGAAGGTCGTGACGCACTGTCACGAGTTCTTGGGCGGCTAAAACCAGCAGGGGGGACGGGAGAGGGCGCCGCCCGACTCTGATAGCTTGAGAAGGTAGAACCCCTGGACTGTCTAGTCACAGGACGATGCGCTTCACTGACACTGGGGATCCGCGGCAGGAAAGAGGACGCTGTCCCGGAACGGCTTTGAGAGCGATCGTACTCTGCCGGCGAAGCCCCGCGTCCAGAGTACATGGATATCGATTGTCTAGGATGTCCAATACCCTTGACCTCTTCCTGGAAGGCCTTAACTATGTGCCAAGTTTTGAGCCGTCGACCCATAACACCGAAATCAAAATCCTTCATGTATATGAATTCTTGGTCCATCTCAAGTAGGACGTCTCCCGTTATCTCTTGCTCCTTGAATATTTCGCAGTGTTTTGGGTCTGCACCAAGCTCCCGGAGGCGTTCAGCAACCTCTTCGTGACCCCAACGCCTGACGTCTGCCTCGGTGAACCCGCtgtcttcctcttcatctgTTTCAGCTCCGTGAATATAGGAAAGACGGTGATCCACATGGCTGCTGTATTCACTGCTGGAATCATTGAGGCCTCGGTGGGGTTCTTGTGCAACAACACTCTGCCGTGGAGTACTAAAATTCGTAATGTGCTCGTCGATTACGCTTAAAGTTTCATTGAGCACTGGGCTGTCCTCGCCATTAAGGTGTGTAACAATTGTCTCGCTGATCGTTCTTTGAATGTCCGGAGTCCTTGAGGAGGAAGTCGGGTGCGACGGGGTTCTTGATAGTGCTTGCGAATCCATCCCGCTGTCCGTTTCAACTCCGGTTGTGGCTTTGGTTTCGATTGCACTAGTATGTCTTGACACCTGAGGGGTGTCATTGTCATTTGAAACAGGCGACTCTAGCTCGGAATCGTAGTCCGGCTGTCCAGATGCATCTGTCGCTGAGGTGGACGTGGCGCCCGGCGGGACCGGTTTGCTTTGGGTCTTAACACCGATGTTTGGAGCAGTGGTGGTGTACACTGTATTATCAACTTTGTCAGAAAGCACAGCACAGTAGATGATTGGAAAAAAGCCTCGTACCGCCGGGAAAGAGACCAGTTTCATTATTTGTTACATGCCGCCCGAGAAACCAGCCATCACCAAAGCCGTCGTCCAGCTCCAACAGTTCCACTTTATCTCCTCGTCGAAGGGTGAGTTCATCGGCTCCACGGGAGTCAAAGTTATCTAACCATCGCACTGCTTGTTAGCAAGAAACGGTGCAATAAAAACAATTGTCGGATTCTACTGACGGACGACTAGAAGGATATCGCCAGGTTGCACTCCACGGGGCGGTTGTGCACTCTGAGACATGGTATTTGGAACGGGAACAAGTGAACTGCCAAGGCAACCTTAAACCGATATCTTTACGGACACCAGGGTGGGAAAGAGTTCACTTCCAAAGCAGCATTTCGAAGGCGGATAATGAttcaggaggaggagggagCGATGCAACAATTCGGAGAGTTCCCGTGATATCAAAAAGGTTCTTTAGGCGGCAACACGCGCTAACGAAAAGCTTCTGCTGCTTGAGAGGACCATATAAACACGCGGAGTCCAACCCGACCCGGCTATCAATTGCAAGGTTTCCGAAATGTAAGGCCCCCTCCGGGAGGTGAAAGAGGAGATGATATATTCCAAGCGTATCAACAAATGAGTGCCACAACGTATAAAGGAGACAATTAAGCACGGAGCGACCGCACAAGGCTGCGCAACACAGTTTATCAAATGGGGTGCGCTTCAGGTCCGTGGGCAGGCCAAAGAACGGAGGCGGAGTTGCACGCGGGTCAAATCTCAGTCGGAGCTTCGAACGGGCTCAACGTAGAAGCAAACGTCGACGAGATCAGGGGTCCGGAGACAATTGGGAGATGCGAGACagagggagaggaggaggGACAGATGGCCCACGAATTTCGAATTTTTAAACAACGGAACCGCCAGCCAGAGCAACGTGGGACGACAAGACGTCGGCGTTCGATGGTCGGCTTATATAATACAAACTTGCGGCAGAAGATCAGCTTACGTAATATAGACCATTTTAGTGCGGTGAAATTTACCCCACTGGACGGTACTAGCGCGTGACAGTTGCGGGCGCCACGCTAGCGGTATTTGGAATTGGCCAATGGAAGGCGGCTGTCTATAACTGAGCCACCCGCTAGTATGGCAGCTCACGCGCCAAGGCCAACCGCCGCAGTGACATATCAGATTGCGAGAGGAACAGTTGAGAGCCTGCTCGCTTGCTCCAGAATGAATCCTGGTGCTGCAATCCCACCAGCCTCAATGGAGGAGGGAGGGGAAAGCCTGAGACCAAAGCAGTCAGGTTGCTGACCACCTGTGCCTCTGAAAAGGGGAGAAAAGATCCCCTTCTTTGATGAGATGCACAGCAAAAgctccaacacacaaagtTGCTCAACTTCAATGCTATCACTTCACTCTCGCACCCACATCAGGTAAATAAGCAGTTTGTGAATTGAGCGTGTTGCTATGAATTCCATCTTCACTTCGCCTCCTCACATTCGCTTTTCTGAAAAGTAGAGTTTACCTGGCCCCTCCAGCACATCTACCTACTTATACCCTGGTCAGCCCTGTTCTCCATAAGAAAGAGATTTCGCTAACACCACCTGAATTACACGACTAGGCTGCTGGTGTTTTCTACACCCGTGTCCACTGTCCCTTGCACAATACTATGAACTCATGATCACTCGAACCAAGATCAAAAATGTCAGACCAATCATTGCTGAGAAGATCAAAGGTTACGCGCCGTCCACCAGGCAACTGTCCGACGGGATCTCAGTCCACCGATGTGTCGATGTCACTTGCAAATGCAACAGCCAGCACGTTCCTCGGTGGCCACCAGAGGTCTTGGATGCAAGGTCCTTCTGCAACAGCTCCAAATCACACCTCCCAGACTCCTCTGAGTCCCGTAATATCAAAATCTCCCAAAAGATCCAACGATAAAGGTGCTGAGGGAACGAATTCTGATCTAGCCCAGCTGCTATCGCCACGATCCCCTCCCGATGGGGAGCTGTTATTACCCGTCCCCGCAACAGAACCACAGCCCCCGACTTACTCTTCAACTCAAATGCCGTTGCGTCCCGAAGCTACGGCTGCGTCGCATTCCTCGGTCGTGATTGTGTCGCGGTCCCCAGAGTACTCCGGACTTCCTACTCCGCGTGATTTCCAGACAGCTCCTTCGCCAGCTCCTCCGCGAAATAAACCTGGAACTGGAGCCACAATCAATGATTCTCTCCTGGAGTCCAATGTCACCAATGACAAGTCAGCAAATCCCCGACCAGACTCGACCAATTTGCACCGTAGCACGCCCAATAACGATCCACATAATTTCATCAATTGCGTGCCTGCTACAGCCACGACCCAAAGTCCATCTCTAGGTCACGTATCCCACGGGAATAAGCGCATGCGGACCGGTGAGACCATTTCGTCCAACGCAACAGCCCCTGTCCAGCCCGCAGAATTCACCCAATCAGGCATCCGGGTGCCTGCCAATCAGCCTCCAGTTCATAGTCAGTCTGTGGAGGACCGTCCAGTTTTCTCGGTACGAGCGGGACCAGAGTCCCATCTGATAACAGGTTATGTCGATCAGGGTATCTCTCGCAACATAGAGTTTTTGAAATCTAAAGCCACACCTCATGAGCGTGGCCGCGTGGAAACACTACAACAGGCTTGCAACACACATgaccttttcttccttgCTCTTCACCAAATACTTTGCCTCCATCTTGTGTCCCCAGACTTTCTTCATGGTCTTCCAGGCTTTGGACCGGATCAACTTGCTGGATTGTTATCAATTAAAGATGA includes:
- the RPL23A gene encoding 60S ribosomal protein uL14 (BUSCO:423166at4751~EggNog:ENOG410PMYQ~COG:J~BUSCO:15245at33183), whose protein sequence is MSKRGRGGAQGNKLKMTLGLPVGAVMNCCDNSGARNLYIISVKAWGARLNRLPAAGVGDMVMATVKKGKPELRKKVMPAVVVRQSKPWRRPDGIYLYFEDNAGVIVNAKGEMKGSAITGPVGKEAAEMWPRIASNSGVVM
- the BOI2 gene encoding polar growth protein (EggNog:ENOG410PIJE~COG:T~BUSCO:1623at33183), whose translation is MSQSAQPPRGVQPGDILLVVHNFDSRGADELTLRRGDKVELLELDDGFGDGWFLGRHVTNNETGLFPGVDNTVYTTTAPNIGVKTQSKPVPPGATSTSATDASGQPDYDSELESPVSNDNDTPQVSRHTSAIETKATTGVETDSGMDSQALSRTPSHPTSSSRTPDIQRTISETIVTHLNGEDSPVLNETLSVIDEHITNFSTPRQSVVAQEPHRGLNDSSSEYSSHVDHRLSYIHGAETDEEEDSGFTEADVRRWGHEEVAERLRELGADPKHCEIFKEQEITGDVLLEMDQEFIYMKDFDFGVMGRRLKTWHIVKAFQEEVKGIGHPRQSISMYSGRGASPAEYDRSQSRSGTASSFLPRIPSVSEAHRPVTRQSRGSTFSSYQSRAAPSPVPPAGFSRPRTRDSASRPSPDFIRQSNYHRRHSSTEEASRSSARTTRPLTSASSRMASNPHEKKSSFDRGWTIKAGTDSRPGTALGTTTAQDRNQSHVYGRHATSEEIATDDSPDPDRGYFSGGEIDARKSRNVLRKRDSEGRSLSHSRQSSATEDAKGRNNKRHSRFSSVDSFREFAPYFSAFGKLGNTGGSSAEANSRRVLVDDDSHSPTVTNLEDSSSGGGILSSLSSFHSKPHNDSGRSSPIASQSKGMAPKFRRAIGLRAISDAVTGNEKAQLGSTSSSPIKDLPKSPARTNSTTPSGTSKSFDMEGTDASSKVSDTGISLALGPKTPSQRTKTKRDTSAYIRGLEKKTPQEQMIGCDYYGWMKKKSSNLMAAWKPRLFILRGRRLSYYYSEDDTEERGLIDISSHRVFRADNDTITSLHATLTGAKASPTSPTNSNGSQVVPTDSDPTSESPRPKANPDDQPFIFKLVPPKAGLSRAVQFTKPAVHYFQVDNIQQGRLWMAALMKATIERDLNLPVKTTNKQKTVSLRQARQMNQRPPALMNQKSKQNVKSESKEKSPPSNGDKELSSDSRKDLDELNKEAIETESSNLHAESPPSRSYST
- a CDS encoding uncharacterized protein (EggNog:ENOG410PHBP~COG:L~TransMembrane:2 (i12-31o540-564i)~BUSCO:6624at33183) — translated: MLLRHVLQRVLAVLLPLSIASLVYLYLYPVFHGCAFPVPNISLADSAPAPTAFTNILKEHFGYRYDDGDSGNGGNNFVKGAIPPAPFRLLVLADPQIEGDSSLPGPNDGFTNHLERHWTRVVSASTWSERGATLSKAAKDIVVVDIPRSLDAARKRLDLFGNDYYLAHIYRTLSWWTRPTHVTVLGDLIGSQWVSDTEFGLRTGRYWNRVFKGGVRVDDEITITGSDGYGAGGERIERLPDPRSGKETSWSSRIISIAGNHDVGYAGDISEKRIERFEREFGRHNWDMRFEYLLPAMNDSSAKNARPTPSLHLIVLDSLLLDTPALRQSLQDKTYTFLNDVISYRSRPVEDRSTFTLLLTHLPLHKKAGVCTDAPHFDFFAQDDEWPVEGELRFKKGGLREQNHISDNLSRVGILQGIFGMSGHAHAPAGGRGRKGLILTGHDHTGCDIVHFVNHTSGDTENSSSDVEAGWSWDAQRYTPELISDHLSPSTPSVREVTLRSMMGEFGGNAGLLSLWFDADPSVMEWKYDIITCQLGVQHIWWIVHIAAVITLGALMAWLILCLADGASTPSGESDSPPKASRAPGSVTRPMLKQNGMDVNTEKGTATGANVG